The genome window gacgcctcggttgacctgacaccacctggtcaaacggattGGAATGTCGATCGAGGCACATTAAAtatcctgctcaggctcggtccttcacgccacgccaacaccagtatcagacgctaccaggagtacgagcctaccccctacaagcgggcacatcaggaaacaataagcttccctataaatactctcGCATTCTAAACAGGAGGGTGGGGGGGAGGACACCAACATAGATAACAAACCCCTtgcgactattcactaacttgatcgtcggaggggtcaggccgagctcccccgacccgacctgtgtgcaggtgcaaagACGAAGGCCTCCCGCTAGACGCCCAAGCGAGGAGCCCCCTCTCGGAGGAAACGATGACCCCTTCACGATCGGACCACCTTTGCGCGGCCGCCTCAACGGTCTCAAGGGTCGTCCCgggaagatcccccatcatccggacccgaaccaagccgcgtcggccccgaggccacggcttaaagttgtttacaccaacagaaacttaactttgaaagcgtatgttTATGACGTGAATACAgtgggcaagtaaagattcagtttgcagtatataaatggcaggaagtaaatgcaaaccagagaacacgtcaatttatagtggttcggtcgtcatgacctacatccactccgctgattcctcttccgtcgaggccaccgacatccattatcgatcttcctttaataggcgaagatcaacctcattcttacacccctcttctccttttcatgggtttaggagacaacccttacaagcactcactcctctcttacagaattctaaacttagagtcgataagggaatttctaaagagattgcaacagtgtttcttcatttttaaactctctgtgcttatgttctttaactagggatgagaggggtatttataggcttcaagttgattcaaacttggagcctaaaaacatctcatcccgggtttctcgggcacgatcgataccaccacctgcgttgggcggtaccactgccagtgtcagtctaacactaacactgcactaggcagtaccactgcctagtctggtagtaccaccgcttggggggctgtgctgggtggtaccactacctggcaccctaccaggggtggtacaaccgcctagactagtggtaccaccgcctgacacaatatcagagattatgccacgatggtgccacctcatgggtcactgtttgggcctctcattgagctcaacacagtccttatatgggcctagctggcccctaattgggttgacccaaatccaaactcaattatgttctaactatgattcctaagacatttactaagctaaagaagtccctatgtcttggtttcttccggcgatcttctagcaaacttccgacgatctcttggtaatgttccggcggactcccggcaagctcctagacttcacgacgatctttgtggtgagttcctatgagcttctctggcaagctccgagacttctcggctagttccgctagaacttttgatgaacgtccagacttccgacgaactctcgaactccaaacgaaatcgcatccttgactcccggacttcattttgcttcatgccttgctatcatagtaatcctgcacatgtaaaaacatacttcgatctagaaaattaatactaagcattaatcatgttgtccggtatgtcattggtccctcgatgcttcgtctaatttttcgacgcatcgtcctctcttgcggcctattgctcaatcgaccagttgactccataacttcgatatccttggcgtaatatccgctcttcttggcccgatgcccgaatctatggctcgaagtcttctatcgatacgtcgaccgatccttcggcccgacgtccaatcttctaacatgttgtcctccggcccaacatgattcttcctgctttaattgtctcatcttgatcgaagcatcctacgtcactcaaaacacatattaaaatataaacacttatcaattggtttcatcgtcaaaatacaagatctaacaatctcctctttttttatgatgataaccaattgatgacggagttaaccttaactcccagagtttaaacaaactctcctatcaatatgtcatattgatataaccttgaattcaagctgaattcaagtcattgcaaatttcatcatgaatatttgtaacatttcatcatgcataacatgataatACTTTtcccctttgccatcaacaaaaaggagaagtgtgactttcaaatgtttttggaaatataagttcaaatcattgcatgaaaaacataatatcaagttttatcatcatgcaatttgtaagctcagaaaatttagtaagtgttacatcatatttagaacattcaagctatcaagttatagatatgcaaggtagtaagatagcaaattctacaacatacaagctaacacaaaaaattttatcatgcaagatagctttcttgttgaagtgtgcaagctagccattcttgcttcctttagcagtgtgcaagttacaagttttgcttcttgagattggcaagatagcacttttgctagaGATTACAAGAtatcatttcttgcttttgagataagcaaactaataagttttgcctttTTTGCAATAGGTACGtttataatttttgcttctctttagatgtgcaagcaaacaagcaagtttttgtatcttcttgacttgtgtaagctagctagcaagctagctatctccccttttatcattgtcaaaaagaagggaagaccctttacatcaattttcaattcatgataaaggtaaagtatcaatcttatgtgtgcatcattatattttcaaattaaaacacgcacaatttcaaaactttatatttgtatccttacttcaaataaatcaatcattatgggATTGTCATATATgattttcaagcattcatgatacattattttggtaacaaatcatagcatttcaaatcatgatattatctaaatgtcaaattacattacatcctatcatgcatgattataacttctcatttgtatttcatgcataattttatttcatcacattcatttcatctcatcaagaaaaattaattgggtgattaaTACaaagagttatacaaaaataaatcatatcatgagagataagatcatgtaaataccaaaagacattattcattttgataaataatttctttaataaaatgcaaaaagtcatggtgaacgatcttgatttacataaagtttcaaaacataatgatcaagatcatgattagttttatagatctcttttttagtaaatgataaaaggaaacttaggagatataagattttgattcgtaaatctcaagaATGTGTAGAAGAATTAGATAAAAGTCatttattaaaatcaaaattatttttcaagagattcaaaatgacatagatttatcataaaaatcatcaatgtataattttaaaatctcatgaatagaataaaatcatcaatcatagtatcaaaacatcattatgcataattaaatcatcaagcatgatttcattagacatgaagtatttttaattaaagaaatatgaaaatcatcaagatacacattattacttcttaaacacatatagcatggtttcataaggcatttttaatcaaaatcatttcatttgtttatcacaaaacatgtaattttcatgattatttttaaaattactagataagcatgattcctatttttttgcattttcatttattaaacatgtaatttaaaaaCTCGATAAACCTTAGAGATAGAAGAAAATCTGAGAAAAATATCTTTATcgaattttgtatcaaattttcttaaggcatcattttcatttaaaataaaacatttacattcaaaaactctaaaatataaaatgttatgtttttttattattccataattcatatgaaGTTTTAGATAGCTGAGGTCTTATACGAACtctgttcatgacatagcatgttgtgtttacggcttcggctcaaaagtatttatatatataggctatgtttattaagcatgattattgCCATCTCTTGTAAGTTCGTATTCTCTCTTAACAACTctaatttcttgtagatttcttggagtggagaaattatggtcatacccattcatatcacaaaattttttaaaatcatgattttaaattcaccaccatgatcattatgaataaaaaaatcataaagccttttttattttaaacttatttataaaatttgataaaatatttaaaacaattaTTTTTATATGCTAAGAAGTATGTTCAAGAtacatatctactataatcatcaacaatcacaaaagtgtatttactacctcctatgcTTGTGACATTAataagtccaaataaatccatgtgAATTAGTTGTAAGGGTCCAAAGGTACTTAGTTTTTAGATTTGGAGCTACTCTttctttgttttcctaattggcacacatcataaattttatttttaataaatttaatttttgacattcctcttataagttcttgagTTTCAATTTGTGAGATCAATTTCACACTAACATGCCCTAGTCTTTCAtgtcaaagccatgcatcatcattcaaaataaaaaattaaatttctgtTGGAAAATTTGGgatgacatcatatgtgcagtagaagaacaaaaaataaaattcccaTAATTTCTCGCATAAAAGAAGGttttatcgtcgtgcgaagattggtgcgcaaaaacccatGAAACAAAAAAACCCATACATGTTAAGGGatgtgtgttacctagggagatcgtatatccctaaaatcctacatacctatgggagaggatgaaggaagtcaactgtcctcctctctagtggtgattcataTGACAGGGGTTGCGAAAATGTTCCTTAAATCACTGCACAGATCTCCTCTTCCCAcacaccacacaatcaagaaggggctagtccttcttgctatccacatgccctAAATAGGTGCTGctggttgaggaggagaagaggagaggagtataggaggtggcaaccaaaaggggtctagcctatgatcttttggttccctcctatttatataggtctcctatcaacttaaccataatgaatcttaccctattgggtattggatctccatccaactacccaagcctcttagattaatagatctttacataataatctctcattggctcttattaaatctcatccataagatccaataattcaatggcttattggatatccaataattcaatggcttattggatatccaatatgatagagcctccaacgaatatctcatatctgaatctctactcgtcgcaaaacctatcatatatgtgtgaccctctaggccaaatattgAGTTGACTGTGTATTAtacatatcagaactctttctggcttaatgaattattatctctatataattcactcgactcatcgactacagacgtattaagccactacgtcgtaatccctagacgatataggagaatataatccattggacatgtctatccttaattatcgtgtatctatagccctcatctatctaatatctcaaagattgtATTTCGAGCATAATATTATTAGGCTGATACGATTTctgctcgagtcttgctctaattaaaTTCTCTCACAgaactctttctctatcaattcgaatgaccttggctagggatttgcctaagcaagaacataagagatattcctttcatgacactAAGAATGAATGATCctatatcgatactcaatagccctcgtaaggttcgctgtcactctcgatgatcgattGTGTTATATCTGAAACTTCGaagcctataagtctagtatcaaagagtagagtactcatacaggacatccttggtgtttcaagtctaataCACCATTAGGATTACGGAGTCcctatctgacaatgaggtatcatcaatcattcaTCATTCCGTGAGTAGatcgatcagtgaactcattttccaatgagcacctgaaTTGTATCTCCAGTGTCCCAACATGAGGAACTATAAGACCAATCGCCTCCAtcgtatggataggtatacaagaTACTAgtttatccgattatctcgatgtctctctcgagtatcctacgaccgggattatttaggatctctgtttaaagacgaatcggtatcattatcatgatctcatcacgatctgattttcaTTACACAGAtatatgaacatcacaatatatacaataaataatataaagtaaaaaaaaaatactaaataaataataagtaaaaaatagtACATATCATGTTGTATATGTCatcgctcacgtgattggcttgcaaagtacctatgactagcaatctcccacttgacttaaagtcaatcacctacgtATCTGATTTGCATtgcaaaaataattattaatagaaatattAAATATGCTCTGTTGCAGTTATAGATGGCAAAGACAAAAATCCCTCAATCATCTATCAACATCTATCTAGTTAAAGtctaataaaagaaatattaaatatgCTCTGTTGCAGCTGTAGATGGCAAAGACAGAAATCCCTCAAAGTTATCATTATCATGATCATCTATCAACATCTACCTAGTTAAAGtctaataaaagaaatatttaacATGCTCTGTCGCAGCTGTAGATGGCAAAGACAGAAATCCATCCTTAACTCGAAACATTACTTTTTAACTGCAAGTGTGCCAGATAAGCAATAAGATTCATGTCAAACCCCCTCATCAAAGACTTTATAGATTTACAAGATAAGCAATAAGCAACTTAATATGTAAAGCCATCTCATGAGTATCTAACCTCCTCTTCATAGTGACCAGACAGGAGATTGATCTTGTTAACTGGCAGTCTTTTTCCACATGCACCTTTTATTGGAAtcaatttcaacagaaaatataagcacctctGTCTGTATCAGCTGGCCTGAAGCCAGATGGAAGCATGGTTCTAGGAATCACAAAACAACATGGAAACAATGCACTAGAAATGGAGTTCTCTTTCTCCAATGACCAGCTCATTATGTTAAGAATAACATGCCTGAAAGCAGCATGCTGAGCTTGGAAAGATGATTGCTACATACGACAAAAGGAACAACAGCGATTTCAGTTGCAGCGAGCAACTTCCTCAATCACTTAACAATGCAGATCTTTATGACAGAAGCAACACCGATTCGGTGGAGTGCAACAACAGAATCACCTGGTTTGCAAAGCTGTCTCTCCACTGCTGACTTGAGTGCGGCATGAAGGATCACCTCTGTTGACTCAGAATCCGTAGCCTTAGCAGAACCTTCTGCAAGTAATGGAATAAGTCCTCTATAAATGAGACTTTGCCTTGCGGGTGATTCATCACTGACAGACCAGTCGAATGAATCTGTGGTCAGCACAGGAACCACAACTGAAAGGATTGGAACTCTTGGTCGATATTTAGCAACCAATTTGGCTGTGGTTCCACCACGAGTCAAGACTACAATCAACTGGGCCTTGGCTTTGTTCGCCGTCTGGACAGCCGAAGATGCAAGACTCTCCAGTGGGCTCATGGGCAGAGGAGTAGACCTTATCATCTCCTTAAAAATGGCCTCATAATCTAAGGAGGACTCAGCCTCGACACATATCCTGGCCATAATCTTCACTGCCAGCTCAGGATAAGCACCAGCTGCACTTTCACCACTGAGCATGACACAATCCGTGCCATCTAGAACAGCATTTGCAACATCCGTAGCTTCAGCACGTGTTGGACGGGGGGACTTGATCATTGATTCAAGCATTTGGGTGGCGGTGACAACAGGCTTTCCGAGAAGGTTGCATTTGTATATCATCATCTTTTGAGCAAGAAATATCTTCTCAACAGGTATCTCCATCCCAAGATCACCTCGAGCAACCATGAAAGAATCTGTCTCCTTCAAGATCTCATCGAAATTGATTACACCTTCCTGgttctcaacctatacatacaaATAACAAGAAGATGAGATTTCGATGGTTCGACAACTCAGCAATTTTTTTGCAATGAAAATTCTAAAGTATAAAAAGAACATCAAACTCAAAATATCTACAAATCATCAGTT of Musa acuminata AAA Group cultivar baxijiao chromosome BXJ1-7, Cavendish_Baxijiao_AAA, whole genome shotgun sequence contains these proteins:
- the LOC103973206 gene encoding pyruvate kinase, cytosolic isozyme gives rise to the protein MANIDIDGILKELPNDGRVPKTKIVCTLGPASRSVPMLEKLLRAGMNVARFNFSHGTHEYHQETIDNLRIAMQNTQILCAVMLDTKGPEIRTGFLKDGKPIKLKEGQEVTVTTDYSIKGDENMISMSYKKLPVDVKPGNTILCADGTITLTVLSCDPDAGTVRCRCQNTATLGERKNVNLPGVVVDLPTLTEKDKEDIMGWGVPNNIDMIAVSFVRKGSDLVTVRQFLGPYARHIKLMSKVENQEGVINFDEILKETDSFMVARGDLGMEIPVEKIFLAQKMMIYKCNLLGKPVVTATQMLESMIKSPRPTRAEATDVANAVLDGTDCVMLSGESAAGAYPELAVKIMARICVEAESSLDYEAIFKEMIRSTPLPMSPLESLASSAVQTANKAKAQLIVVLTRGGTTAKLVAKYRPRVPILSVVVPVLTTDSFDWSVSDESPARQSLIYRGLIPLLAEGSAKATDSESTEVILHAALKSAVERQLCKPGDSVVALHRIGVASVIKICIVK